In Microvenator marinus, one genomic interval encodes:
- a CDS encoding lamin tail domain-containing protein — MKNKWYALALGMGLALTAACGSDSSEPAEETPVFLGPNEKADNFYSESAQEYFVRGKAELKLEPEYATATEEERLQRIAELIPYKQVQIGFFLNTYLIDKSGDSENADYGGMKALTKNGSYEDMDIVKVDDLTYTFNFVQEIGGQFDLLRELSRAANAQEMEDGSYRFSLAVGVLTNDQMTQLDHEQEWYRRAPWSSFSPTSVDASQIYYQDIELVPQERSRDAWMDYERLFEDGKLEIGAFFGWDYHGEYHRVHAESTYNWLVRRGFQSPVSSWAEYATNRGPLTYTLDANGQEVEVAITLWWGEPGTETDPDTDAGGRRLENEMRSSFAEHDVIMFSGHSGPWYGFALANWKKTLEGDLDDSEVPGLDMPADRYQVVLAEGCDTYALGQAFWANPNKSDRQNLDIVTTTSFSNAATSKVVTDFLDALVGTSSGNRHEPTRYGKMLKSMDSASYWFKTMYGVHGIDDNPNGHPYGNKDALCGECRSDADCGGAGNKCVTLEGSNVCTFECTSDAGCPDGYTCRETSTSGWLSDNYCMPTSFSCDDIPVAEEPGLIITEVLADPADDSAGDANRDGVRHFSEDEFIEIHNPGTKAVELAGYTIEDNVMVRFTFPLGARIEPGQKVVVFGGGEPQGFDVPTFKSEGLYLNNGGDAVTLSDRDGRMVDYVSFGREGGRDQTLVREGEALVLGGLPTPGE, encoded by the coding sequence ATGAAGAATAAATGGTACGCGTTGGCATTAGGAATGGGATTGGCACTCACAGCTGCTTGTGGCAGCGACTCTTCGGAGCCCGCCGAAGAAACTCCGGTTTTCCTCGGCCCAAATGAGAAAGCCGACAACTTCTACAGTGAATCAGCTCAAGAGTATTTTGTGCGCGGTAAAGCCGAGCTCAAGCTCGAGCCTGAGTACGCCACCGCCACTGAGGAAGAGCGACTTCAGAGAATCGCTGAACTCATTCCTTACAAGCAGGTTCAGATCGGCTTCTTCCTCAATACCTACCTCATCGACAAGTCTGGCGACTCTGAGAATGCCGATTACGGCGGAATGAAGGCGTTGACCAAGAACGGCTCGTACGAAGACATGGACATCGTGAAGGTTGATGATCTGACCTACACCTTTAATTTCGTTCAGGAGATTGGCGGTCAGTTCGACCTCCTTCGCGAGTTGTCACGTGCCGCGAACGCTCAGGAGATGGAAGACGGGTCCTATCGCTTCAGCCTTGCGGTTGGCGTGCTTACCAACGATCAGATGACTCAGTTGGACCACGAGCAGGAATGGTATCGTCGTGCTCCGTGGTCGTCGTTCTCCCCTACGAGCGTTGATGCGAGCCAGATCTACTATCAGGACATCGAACTCGTTCCCCAAGAGCGCTCCAGAGATGCTTGGATGGACTATGAGCGCCTCTTCGAGGACGGGAAGCTTGAGATTGGAGCGTTCTTCGGCTGGGATTATCACGGTGAATATCACCGCGTTCATGCAGAGAGCACGTACAACTGGCTCGTTCGTCGGGGCTTCCAATCCCCCGTCAGCTCGTGGGCTGAATACGCCACCAACCGTGGTCCTCTGACCTACACGCTGGACGCAAACGGGCAAGAGGTTGAAGTCGCGATCACCCTTTGGTGGGGAGAGCCTGGCACCGAAACGGACCCTGATACCGATGCCGGTGGCCGGCGTCTCGAAAACGAGATGCGTTCAAGCTTCGCAGAACACGACGTGATCATGTTCAGCGGCCACTCTGGCCCCTGGTATGGTTTCGCACTCGCGAACTGGAAGAAGACCCTCGAAGGAGACTTGGACGATTCGGAAGTTCCGGGCCTAGACATGCCTGCGGACCGCTACCAGGTCGTCCTTGCTGAGGGTTGTGATACCTACGCCTTGGGTCAGGCTTTCTGGGCAAATCCAAACAAATCTGACCGGCAGAACCTCGACATCGTGACCACCACAAGCTTCTCGAACGCCGCCACCAGCAAGGTCGTCACAGACTTCTTGGACGCCCTTGTCGGTACGAGTTCTGGCAACCGCCACGAACCTACTCGATACGGCAAGATGCTCAAATCCATGGATTCGGCGAGCTATTGGTTCAAGACCATGTACGGCGTGCATGGGATTGACGACAATCCCAATGGCCACCCCTATGGAAACAAAGACGCTCTCTGTGGTGAGTGCCGCTCGGATGCCGATTGTGGTGGTGCTGGAAACAAGTGCGTTACCCTCGAAGGCTCAAACGTGTGTACGTTCGAGTGTACGAGCGATGCAGGTTGTCCAGATGGCTACACCTGCCGCGAGACGTCAACGAGCGGTTGGCTCTCCGACAACTACTGCATGCCCACAAGTTTCTCATGTGACGATATTCCTGTGGCTGAAGAGCCAGGTCTGATCATCACCGAAGTACTTGCCGACCCCGCCGATGATTCAGCCGGCGATGCGAACCGCGATGGCGTACGCCATTTCTCCGAGGACGAGTTCATCGAGATTCACAATCCCGGAACCAAGGCCGTGGAGCTTGCGGGCTACACCATTGAAGATAACGTGATGGTTCGCTTCACCTTCCCGCTTGGTGCTCGAATCGAGCCTGGCCAGAAGGTGGTGGTGTTCGGTGGTGGTGAGCCTCAGGGCTTCGATGTACCAACGTTTAAGAGCGAAGGCCTCTACCTGAACAACGGTGGCGATGCCGTGACCTTGAGCGACCGCGACGGCCGGATGGTGGACTATGTCAGCTTCGGACGAGAAGGTGGCCGCGACCAAACTCTCGTTCGAGAAGGCGAAGCACTAGTTCTCGGCGGACTTCCGACTCCTGGCGAGTAA
- a CDS encoding DUF3817 domain-containing protein, which translates to MNTLKIFRMTSVLEGISLVLLFFVAMPLKYGFDMPLAVRIVGSAHGALFIAFVAILIWAQSEQEWSLVKTAKLFVSCLIPFGFIWAERLVREDAQTTPAA; encoded by the coding sequence GTGAACACACTAAAGATCTTTCGTATGACCAGCGTTCTCGAGGGAATCTCTCTGGTACTTCTTTTCTTCGTGGCAATGCCTCTGAAGTACGGATTCGATATGCCCCTTGCGGTGAGGATTGTAGGAAGTGCTCACGGCGCCCTTTTCATCGCCTTTGTTGCCATACTGATCTGGGCACAATCCGAACAAGAATGGTCACTCGTAAAAACGGCCAAACTCTTCGTCTCCTGCCTGATTCCATTCGGGTTTATCTGGGCTGAACGGCTCGTGCGCGAAGATGCTCAAACCACGCCCGCGGCGTAA
- a CDS encoding GTP-binding protein, translating to MKVSRTIAITGHVDHGKSTLLGHLLWKLGAVPDDRKAALERASESREKGMEWAFFSDALKAERDAQITVDTSQYFFRQGNQTWRVVDVPGHVEYLRHMVVGASRADVGLIIVGADAGIEEQTRRHADILRFLGVEEFVVAINKLDLFEGDRRFLQLKAEFLEFWEESGVEDVSIVPISAKLGQNLTPDSTGFEWFKGPTLIEALTQDQAPRPDSDLGTALGVVGQYEGKIFAELYSGSVCAGDVLQSNQGELVVEQVYQGLNSLALKLSGPASRGQIFFSDAPLNTTPHLEAKALFFGLPEELNQLELHLGPQVARVLAIEGLEPSVLDIQPKIRIELDTPIVVSKKIRGLGRFVLKSNGLIYAAGVV from the coding sequence GTGAAGGTATCCCGAACGATCGCCATAACCGGCCATGTGGACCACGGAAAGTCCACGTTATTAGGTCATCTGCTCTGGAAACTTGGGGCCGTTCCGGATGACCGCAAGGCGGCCCTCGAGAGAGCCTCCGAATCCCGGGAGAAGGGCATGGAATGGGCTTTCTTTTCGGATGCCTTGAAGGCGGAAAGGGACGCTCAGATTACGGTAGACACGAGCCAGTACTTCTTTCGGCAGGGAAATCAAACCTGGCGCGTTGTGGACGTTCCCGGTCATGTTGAGTACTTGCGGCACATGGTCGTGGGCGCCTCGAGAGCCGACGTGGGGCTGATCATCGTTGGAGCCGATGCGGGCATCGAGGAGCAAACGCGACGGCACGCAGATATTCTGCGCTTTCTAGGCGTCGAGGAGTTTGTGGTTGCTATCAACAAACTCGATCTCTTCGAAGGTGACCGAAGATTCCTTCAGCTCAAGGCGGAGTTTCTAGAATTCTGGGAGGAAAGTGGGGTTGAAGACGTCTCAATAGTCCCGATTTCCGCCAAGCTAGGTCAGAACCTGACACCTGATTCTACCGGATTTGAATGGTTTAAAGGACCGACTCTGATCGAAGCCCTGACCCAAGACCAAGCCCCGCGGCCCGACTCAGACTTGGGCACAGCCCTTGGGGTTGTTGGGCAATACGAAGGAAAGATCTTTGCGGAACTCTACTCTGGCTCTGTTTGTGCCGGGGATGTCCTGCAGAGCAACCAGGGCGAATTGGTGGTCGAGCAGGTCTACCAGGGACTCAACTCACTTGCCCTCAAGTTGAGCGGACCCGCAAGCCGCGGACAGATCTTCTTTTCCGACGCTCCTCTGAACACCACGCCTCATCTAGAGGCGAAGGCGCTCTTCTTTGGTCTGCCTGAAGAACTCAACCAACTCGAGCTGCATTTGGGGCCTCAGGTTGCTCGAGTGCTCGCGATTGAGGGCTTGGAGCCTAGTGTCTTAGATATTCAGCCGAAGATTAGAATCGAGCTAGACACCCCAATCGTGGTTTCAAAGAAGATTCGAGGCCTTGGTCGATTTGTGTTGAAGTCTAACGGCCTGATTTACGCCGCGGGCGTGGTTTGA